The Engystomops pustulosus chromosome 4, aEngPut4.maternal, whole genome shotgun sequence genome contains a region encoding:
- the TCIM gene encoding transcriptional and immune response regulator gives MSTSLRVSPSVYGYRFDTASRKKASANIFEGVDQESLQKLFKKTGDKKAEDRAKIIFCIDQDNEEKARALLALKQRTRDKILQFLKLRKLPIKVI, from the coding sequence ATGTCCACCTCACTGAGAGTCAGCCCCTCCGTCTACGGCTACCGGTTTGACACCGCTTCCCGCAAGAAAGCCTCCGCCAACATCTTCGAGGGGGTAGACCAGGAGTCGCTGCAGAAACTCTTTAAAAAGACTGGTGACAAGAAAGCAGAGGACAGAGCTAAGATCATCTTCTGCATTGACCAGGACAATGAGGAGAAAGCCAGAGCACTGCTGGCACTAAAGCAGAGGACCAGGGACAAAATCCTGCAATTCCTCAAACTCCGCAAACTTCCCATCAAAGTGATCTGA